In a genomic window of Rhinopithecus roxellana isolate Shanxi Qingling chromosome 2, ASM756505v1, whole genome shotgun sequence:
- the LRP2BP gene encoding LRP2-binding protein isoform X1 → MGSLLTTKGNMGLNKNTHCGKRMKLTSEKLPKNPFYAAISQYAAKNQKSFQWKKEKTDHYTHANLVDKALQLLKERILKGDTLAYFLRGQLYFEEGWYEEALEQFEEIEESDHQATYQLGVMYYDGLGTILNAEKGVDYMKKILDSPCPKARHLKFAAAYNLGRAYYEGKGVKRSNEEAERLWLFAADNGNPKASVKAQSMLGLYYSTKEPKELEKAFYWHSEACGNGNLESQGALGLMYLYGQGIRQDTEAALHCLREAAERGNVYAQGNLVEYYYKMKFFTKCVAFSKRIADYDEVHDIPMIAQVTDCLPEFISRGMAMASFYHARCLQLGLGITRDEATAKHYYSKACHLNPALADELHSLLIRQII, encoded by the exons ATGGGCAGTCTTCTAACCACAAAAGGCAACATGGGTTTAAACAAG AATACACATTGTGGAAAAAGGATGAAGTTGACCAGTGAAAAGTTGCCCAAGAACCCCTTTTATGCCGCCATATCTCAATATGCTGCTAAAAACCAAAAATCCTTccaatggaaaaaggaaaagactg atcatTACACCCATGCTAATTTGGTGGATAAGGCATTGCAGCTCTTGAAGGAAAGAATACTGAAAGGAGACACTCTGGCATATTTCCTGAGAGGTCAACTATATTTTGAAGAG GGATGGTATGAAGAAGCATTAGAACAGTTTGAAGAAATCGAGGAGAGCGACCATCAAGCCACTTACCAGCTGGGAGTGATGTACTATGACGGGCTGGGGACCATTCTGAACGCT GAGAAAGGGGTGGACTATATGAAGAAAATCCTTGATTCTCCATGTCCCAAAGCAAGACACTTAAAATTTGCAGCTGCTTACAACCTCGGAAGAGCTTATTATGAAGGAAAAGGTGTTAAACGATCAAATGAGGAAGCCGAAAG ACTGTGGCTTTTCGCAGCAGACAATGGAAATCCCAAAGCTAGTGTGAAGGCTCAAAGTATGCTCGGGCTGTATTACTCAACCAAGGAGCCCAAGGAGTTAGAAAAG GCATTTTACTGGCATTCAGAAGCATGTGGCAATGGAAATCTGGAGTCCCAGGGTGCACTTGGTCTCATGTACTTGTATGGACAAGGCATCCGGCAGGATACGGAAGCTGCCCTGCATTGCTTAAGAGAAGCAGCAGAACGCGGAAATGTCTATGCTCAAGGGAATCTCGTGGAGTATTACTATAAGATGAAATTTTTTACAAAGTGTGTTGCATTTTCTAAAAG GATTGCTGACTATGATGAGGTTCACGACATCCCCATGATTGCTCAGGTCACAGACTGTCTCCCGGAGTTCATCAGCAGAGGCATGGCAATGGCATCCTTCTACCACGCAAGGTGTCTCCAGCTCGGCTTGGGCATCACCAGGGACGAAGCAACGGCTAAGCACTATTATTCTAAA GCTTGTCATCTGAACCCTGCACTGGCAGATGAACTTCACTCCTTACTTATTCGTCAAATAATTTAG
- the LRP2BP gene encoding LRP2-binding protein isoform X2 translates to MGSLLTTKGNMGLNKNTHCGKRMKLTSEKLPKNPFYAAISQYAAKNQKSFQWKKEKTDHYTHANLVDKALQLLKERILKGDTLAYFLRGQLYFEEGWYEEALEQFEEIEESDHQATYQLGVMYYDGLGTILNAEKGVDYMKKILDSPCPKARHLKFAAAYNLGRAYYEGKGVKRSNEEAERLWLFAADNGNPKASVKAQSMLGLYYSTKEPKELEKAFYWHSEACGNGNLESQGALGLMYLYGQGIRQDTEAALHCLREAAERGNVYAQGNLVEYYYKMKFFTKCVAFSKRIADYDEVHDIPMIAQVTDCLPEFISRGMAMASFYHARCLQLGLGITRDEATAKHYYSKKNQKAAPSHP, encoded by the exons ATGGGCAGTCTTCTAACCACAAAAGGCAACATGGGTTTAAACAAG AATACACATTGTGGAAAAAGGATGAAGTTGACCAGTGAAAAGTTGCCCAAGAACCCCTTTTATGCCGCCATATCTCAATATGCTGCTAAAAACCAAAAATCCTTccaatggaaaaaggaaaagactg atcatTACACCCATGCTAATTTGGTGGATAAGGCATTGCAGCTCTTGAAGGAAAGAATACTGAAAGGAGACACTCTGGCATATTTCCTGAGAGGTCAACTATATTTTGAAGAG GGATGGTATGAAGAAGCATTAGAACAGTTTGAAGAAATCGAGGAGAGCGACCATCAAGCCACTTACCAGCTGGGAGTGATGTACTATGACGGGCTGGGGACCATTCTGAACGCT GAGAAAGGGGTGGACTATATGAAGAAAATCCTTGATTCTCCATGTCCCAAAGCAAGACACTTAAAATTTGCAGCTGCTTACAACCTCGGAAGAGCTTATTATGAAGGAAAAGGTGTTAAACGATCAAATGAGGAAGCCGAAAG ACTGTGGCTTTTCGCAGCAGACAATGGAAATCCCAAAGCTAGTGTGAAGGCTCAAAGTATGCTCGGGCTGTATTACTCAACCAAGGAGCCCAAGGAGTTAGAAAAG GCATTTTACTGGCATTCAGAAGCATGTGGCAATGGAAATCTGGAGTCCCAGGGTGCACTTGGTCTCATGTACTTGTATGGACAAGGCATCCGGCAGGATACGGAAGCTGCCCTGCATTGCTTAAGAGAAGCAGCAGAACGCGGAAATGTCTATGCTCAAGGGAATCTCGTGGAGTATTACTATAAGATGAAATTTTTTACAAAGTGTGTTGCATTTTCTAAAAG GATTGCTGACTATGATGAGGTTCACGACATCCCCATGATTGCTCAGGTCACAGACTGTCTCCCGGAGTTCATCAGCAGAGGCATGGCAATGGCATCCTTCTACCACGCAAGGTGTCTCCAGCTCGGCTTGGGCATCACCAGGGACGAAGCAACGGCTAAGCACTATTATTCTAAA aaaaaccaaaaagctgCGCCATCACATCCATGA